In Acidovorax sp. 106, the following proteins share a genomic window:
- a CDS encoding fumarylacetoacetate hydrolase family protein — protein MTPTTAATKAGADKHAPASAHPSPSTAQVLPTDGLQGALVGRVWAPGAIPGPAVVALRPEGVFDLTEHYPTMSTLLDQAQPAQAVQGTQGQWLCSVEDLIQNSLPGQRNAGAPWLLAPCDLQVVKAAGVTFAASLIERVIEEQARGDASRAQGLRSQVIGLIGESLADIHPGSPQAMALKALLQEKGLWSQYLEVGIGPDAEVFTKAPVLASVGCGQDIGIRADSAWNNPEPEVVLAVNGRGDIVGATLGNDVNLRDIEGRSALLLGKAKDNNASCALGPFIRLFDAGFGLDQVRNETVHLRVAGVDGFELRGINTMASISRDPADLVAQTLAAHQYPDGFMLFLGTLFAPIEDRDQPGSGFTHKLGDVVTIHSAWLGGLHNRVTHSETAAPWQFGLRAFINNLAQRGLLRNARL, from the coding sequence ATGACCCCCACAACAGCGGCCACTAAGGCCGGTGCGGACAAGCACGCCCCTGCCTCAGCCCACCCAAGCCCATCCACCGCCCAGGTGCTGCCCACAGACGGCCTGCAAGGCGCCTTGGTGGGCCGTGTGTGGGCCCCCGGAGCCATCCCCGGGCCCGCCGTGGTCGCACTGCGGCCCGAAGGTGTGTTCGACCTGACCGAACACTACCCCACCATGAGCACCCTGCTGGACCAAGCCCAACCCGCACAGGCGGTGCAAGGCACGCAGGGCCAGTGGTTGTGCAGTGTGGAAGACCTCATTCAGAACAGCCTGCCCGGCCAACGCAACGCAGGCGCGCCATGGCTGTTGGCACCCTGCGATCTGCAGGTGGTCAAAGCCGCTGGCGTCACCTTTGCCGCGAGCCTGATTGAGCGGGTGATCGAGGAACAGGCACGGGGCGACGCCAGCCGCGCACAGGGGCTCAGAAGCCAGGTGATCGGGCTGATTGGCGAGAGCCTGGCCGACATCCACCCCGGCTCGCCCCAAGCCATGGCGCTGAAAGCGCTGCTGCAGGAAAAAGGCCTGTGGTCGCAGTACCTGGAGGTAGGCATTGGTCCCGACGCGGAAGTGTTCACCAAGGCGCCCGTGCTGGCCTCAGTGGGCTGCGGCCAGGACATCGGCATACGCGCCGATTCGGCCTGGAACAACCCCGAGCCCGAGGTGGTGCTGGCAGTGAATGGACGCGGTGACATCGTGGGCGCCACGCTGGGCAACGACGTGAACCTGCGCGACATCGAAGGCCGCAGCGCGCTGCTGCTGGGCAAAGCCAAGGACAACAACGCATCGTGCGCATTGGGGCCATTCATCCGCCTGTTCGATGCGGGTTTTGGCCTGGACCAGGTGCGCAACGAAACCGTGCACTTGCGCGTGGCCGGGGTGGACGGCTTTGAGCTGCGTGGCATCAACACCATGGCCAGCATCAGCCGCGACCCGGCCGACCTGGTGGCGCAGACGCTGGCGGCACACCAGTACCCCGACGGGTTCATGCTGTTTCTCGGCACGCTGTTTGCACCCATTGAAGACCGCGACCAGCCGGGCAGCGGCTTCACCCACAAACTGGGCGACGTGGTCACCATCCACAGCGCATGGCTGGGCGGCCTGCACAACCGCGTGACGCACAGTGAAACGGCAGCGCCCTGGCAGTTTGGTCTGCGCGCTTTCATCAACAACCTGGCACAGCGCGGCCTGTTGCGCAACGCCCGCTTGTGA
- a CDS encoding TRAP transporter small permease: MLTSFIDRCCRCINLLIALALAVMVLLVFGNVVLRYAFNSGISVSEELSRWLFVWITFLGAIVAVREHGHLGTDMLLTKLPPFVQRICLVASYGLMLFCTWLLFSGALAQARINLDVEAPVTGASMAIFYASGVVFAVASGLLLLMDLWRLLSGQIRDDELVQVTESEDLASVEDLHLDRTGAPHK; encoded by the coding sequence ATGCTGACCTCTTTCATTGACCGGTGCTGCCGCTGCATCAACCTGCTGATCGCCCTGGCCCTTGCGGTGATGGTGCTGCTGGTATTTGGCAACGTGGTGTTGCGCTACGCCTTCAACTCCGGCATTTCGGTCAGCGAAGAGCTGTCGCGCTGGCTGTTCGTGTGGATCACGTTCCTCGGGGCCATCGTGGCGGTCCGCGAGCATGGCCACCTGGGCACCGACATGCTGCTCACCAAGCTACCACCCTTCGTCCAGCGCATCTGCCTGGTGGCCAGCTACGGGCTGATGCTGTTTTGCACCTGGCTGCTGTTCAGCGGGGCCCTGGCCCAGGCGCGCATCAACCTGGATGTGGAGGCGCCGGTGACGGGAGCCTCCATGGCCATCTTCTATGCATCAGGCGTAGTGTTTGCCGTGGCGTCCGGTCTCTTGCTGCTGATGGACCTCTGGCGCCTTCTGTCGGGCCAGATCAGAGACGACGAGCTGGTGCAAGTCACCGAATCGGAAGACCTGGCCTCGGTCGAGGACCTGCACCTCGATCGCACCGGCGCACCCCACAAGTAA
- a CDS encoding TRAP transporter large permease subunit, protein MTVFIFLGSLLAAMAIGVPIAYALLVSGAALMWHLDLFDAQILAQNVINGADSFPLLAVPFFMLAGEIMNVGGLSQRIVKLALTLVGHKRGGLGFVAILAACMLAALSGSAVADTAALAALLLPMMVKAGHDKARAGGLIASAGIIAPVIPPSIGFVVFGVAANVSISKLFLAGIVPGLMMGLAIAVAWYWVSQRENITPPPKASTAEMLQALKDSTWALVLPVIVIVGLKMGVFTPTEAAAVAAVYALLVATLVYRELHWRELTAVFVSAAKTTAVIMFLVAAAMVSAWLITVADIPRQLIALLRPFMDSPTLLMIAIMLLVMAVGTAMDMTPTILIMTPVLMPVVKAAGIDPVYFGVLFIINNAIGLITPPVGTVLNVVAGVGKMRMDEVTRGVIPFMAAQFAVMFLMVLFPSIVLVPMRWFIG, encoded by the coding sequence ATGACTGTTTTCATCTTCCTTGGCTCTCTGCTGGCCGCCATGGCCATTGGCGTGCCCATCGCTTACGCTCTGCTGGTGTCTGGAGCGGCACTGATGTGGCACCTGGACCTGTTTGACGCCCAAATCCTTGCACAGAACGTCATCAACGGGGCGGACTCGTTTCCGCTGCTGGCGGTGCCGTTCTTCATGCTGGCGGGCGAGATCATGAACGTGGGCGGCTTGTCCCAACGCATCGTCAAGCTCGCGCTGACGCTGGTGGGGCACAAGCGCGGCGGGCTGGGGTTTGTGGCCATTTTGGCGGCCTGCATGCTGGCCGCACTGTCGGGCTCTGCCGTGGCCGACACGGCGGCACTGGCGGCCCTGCTGCTGCCCATGATGGTGAAGGCCGGGCACGACAAGGCGCGCGCCGGGGGGCTGATTGCCTCGGCGGGCATCATCGCACCCGTCATCCCGCCGTCCATCGGGTTCGTGGTGTTTGGCGTGGCCGCCAACGTGTCGATCAGCAAGCTGTTTCTAGCGGGCATCGTGCCGGGCTTGATGATGGGGCTGGCCATCGCAGTGGCCTGGTATTGGGTATCGCAGCGCGAGAACATCACACCGCCACCCAAAGCATCCACCGCAGAAATGCTGCAGGCACTCAAGGATTCCACCTGGGCGCTGGTTCTTCCCGTGATAGTGATCGTGGGCTTAAAGATGGGCGTTTTCACACCCACCGAAGCAGCGGCCGTGGCGGCGGTGTACGCCCTGTTGGTGGCCACGCTGGTCTACCGAGAACTGCACTGGCGCGAGCTCACAGCTGTGTTTGTGAGCGCTGCCAAGACCACGGCGGTGATCATGTTCCTGGTGGCTGCAGCCATGGTGAGCGCCTGGCTCATCACGGTGGCCGACATCCCCCGGCAGCTGATTGCGCTACTGCGCCCCTTCATGGACAGCCCTACGCTGCTCATGATCGCCATCATGCTGCTGGTGATGGCCGTGGGCACCGCCATGGACATGACCCCCACCATCCTGATCATGACGCCAGTGCTGATGCCCGTGGTCAAGGCCGCGGGCATCGACCCCGTGTACTTCGGCGTGCTGTTCATCATCAACAACGCCATCGGGCTGATCACGCCCCCCGTGGGCACGGTGCTGAACGTGGTGGCTGGGGTCGGAAAGATGCGGATGGACGAGGTCACCCGGGGCGTCATCCCCTT